From Athene noctua chromosome 19, bAthNoc1.hap1.1, whole genome shotgun sequence, one genomic window encodes:
- the RAD51D gene encoding DNA repair protein RAD51 homolog 4 isoform X1, with amino-acid sequence MGRPAHPLELLAEVVDFVSSDLEDIAQKCSVSYKALVAVRRVLLAQFSAFPTNGADLYEELKSSTAILPTGSPSLDQLLDSGLYTGEVTELMGAPGSGKTQVCLGIAASVSLGLKQPVLFLDSTGGFTASRLYQMLQAQAEDKEEQLEALQRIQVVRVFNIYEMLSALQELRDRLSQQVVSSTGPLKIVVIDSVSAVVYPLLGGKQSEGLAIMMQLARELKTLAREFSLAVVVTNQVTRDSSTGQLKPALGRSWSFVPSTRVLLESKEATWEKATTQRIASLAKSSRQPTGIQVEVDIGNSHVQELSPATPTQGL; translated from the exons ATGGGACGTCCTGCTCATCCACTTGAACTGTTGGCAGAAG TGGTAGACTTTGTGTCATCAGACCTGGAGGACATTGCCCAGAAGTGTTCCGTGTCTTACAAG GCGCTGGTTGCAGTGAGACGTGTGCTCCTGGCCCAGTTCTCTGCCTTCCCCACCAACGGAGCAGACCTCTATGAGGAGCTCAAGAGCTCCACAGCCATCCTGCCCACTGGGAGCCCGAG CCTGGACCAGCTGCTGGACTCCGGGCTGTACACAGGGGAGGTGACAGAGCTCATGGGAGCACCAGGCAGTGGGAAGACACAG GTGTGCCTGGGCATTGCAGCCAGTGTGTCTCTAGGCCTCAAGCAGCCCGTCTTGTTTCTCGACTCCACAGGGGGGTTCACTGCCTCCCGTCTCTACCAGATGCTTCAAGCCCAGGCAGAGGACAAGGAAGAGCAG CTGGAGGCTCTGCAGCGGATCCAGGTGGTTCGTGTGTTCAACATCTATGAAATGCTGAGCGCATTGCAGGAGCTGCGGGATCGCCTCTCCCAGCAG GTCGTGAGCTCCACGGGACCTCTCAAGATCGTGGTGATTGACTCTGTCTCGGCTGTGGTTTACCCGCTGCTGGGTGGCAAGCAGTCAGAGG GTTTAGCCATCATGATGCAGCTAGCCAGGGAGCTGAAGACACTGGCCAGGGAGTTCAGCCTTGCTGTTGTG GTGACTAACCAGGTGACAAGGGACAGCAGCACTGGCCAACTGAAGCCAGCCCTCGGCCGCTCCTGGAGTTTCGTTCCCAGCACCCGGGTGCTGCTAGAGAGCAAAGAAGCCACTTGGGAGAAAGCCACCACGCAGCGCATCGCTTCCTTGGCAAAGTCATCGCGGCAG CCAACAGGGATACAGGTGGAAGTGGATATTGGAAACAGTCACGTGCAGGAGCTGAGCCCAGCAACACCTACGCAGGGTCTCTGA
- the RAD51D gene encoding DNA repair protein RAD51 homolog 4 isoform X2, with protein MVVLRAGLCPGLTEEMIQLLRASGIRTVVDFVSSDLEDIAQKCSVSYKALVAVRRVLLAQFSAFPTNGADLYEELKSSTAILPTGSPSLDQLLDSGLYTGEVTELMGAPGSGKTQVCLGIAASVSLGLKQPVLFLDSTGGFTASRLYQMLQAQAEDKEEQLEALQRIQVVRVFNIYEMLSALQELRDRLSQQVVSSTGPLKIVVIDSVSAVVYPLLGGKQSEGLAIMMQLARELKTLAREFSLAVVVTNQVTRDSSTGQLKPALGRSWSFVPSTRVLLESKEATWEKATTQRIASLAKSSRQPTGIQVEVDIGNSHVQELSPATPTQGL; from the exons ATGGTGGTCCTgcgggctgggctctgccctggcCTCACCGAGGAGATGATCCAGCTTCTCCGGGCCAGCGGCATCAGGACGG TGGTAGACTTTGTGTCATCAGACCTGGAGGACATTGCCCAGAAGTGTTCCGTGTCTTACAAG GCGCTGGTTGCAGTGAGACGTGTGCTCCTGGCCCAGTTCTCTGCCTTCCCCACCAACGGAGCAGACCTCTATGAGGAGCTCAAGAGCTCCACAGCCATCCTGCCCACTGGGAGCCCGAG CCTGGACCAGCTGCTGGACTCCGGGCTGTACACAGGGGAGGTGACAGAGCTCATGGGAGCACCAGGCAGTGGGAAGACACAG GTGTGCCTGGGCATTGCAGCCAGTGTGTCTCTAGGCCTCAAGCAGCCCGTCTTGTTTCTCGACTCCACAGGGGGGTTCACTGCCTCCCGTCTCTACCAGATGCTTCAAGCCCAGGCAGAGGACAAGGAAGAGCAG CTGGAGGCTCTGCAGCGGATCCAGGTGGTTCGTGTGTTCAACATCTATGAAATGCTGAGCGCATTGCAGGAGCTGCGGGATCGCCTCTCCCAGCAG GTCGTGAGCTCCACGGGACCTCTCAAGATCGTGGTGATTGACTCTGTCTCGGCTGTGGTTTACCCGCTGCTGGGTGGCAAGCAGTCAGAGG GTTTAGCCATCATGATGCAGCTAGCCAGGGAGCTGAAGACACTGGCCAGGGAGTTCAGCCTTGCTGTTGTG GTGACTAACCAGGTGACAAGGGACAGCAGCACTGGCCAACTGAAGCCAGCCCTCGGCCGCTCCTGGAGTTTCGTTCCCAGCACCCGGGTGCTGCTAGAGAGCAAAGAAGCCACTTGGGAGAAAGCCACCACGCAGCGCATCGCTTCCTTGGCAAAGTCATCGCGGCAG CCAACAGGGATACAGGTGGAAGTGGATATTGGAAACAGTCACGTGCAGGAGCTGAGCCCAGCAACACCTACGCAGGGTCTCTGA